The following coding sequences lie in one Streptomyces venezuelae genomic window:
- a CDS encoding nickel transporter, whose protein sequence is MRRRKLWACWACLVLGVIVALGGLGGTAHAHPLGNFTVSRYDGLVAGPGRLTVDHVEDLAEIPAAQAAPRIREVGRARWAGQRCRAAADDARVTVAGRDAELTVGAARALDRPGQAGLDTLRVECAFTAPLPRKDGVTVEFRSGTRDGTGWREITARGDRMTLARSDVPETSASVRLTRYPKQRRSAPPDTASASLRITPGGPALADTRPGESESGVTSVLPRGADRWAQALTGLVGRHALTPAFAALALGTAVLLGALHALAPGHGKTLMAATAAARGRASVRDVLPLAASVTVTHTLGVLALGLLVSGGSAAAPSVVAWLGVVSGLLVTGAGVLLVRRAWLRRRGTDHEHTHDHGHTHDHGHHHHAHGHHHAHSHRHSPGTGLRGTLFLGFAGGLVPSPSAVVVLVGAAALGEAWFGLLLVAAYGVGLAATLTAAGFLVVRVGSFAGRRVGPEWVRRGTRRFLPLGSACVVLALGCGLVFKGAATALG, encoded by the coding sequence GTGAGGCGCCGGAAGCTGTGGGCGTGCTGGGCCTGCCTCGTGCTCGGGGTGATCGTCGCGCTCGGCGGGCTCGGCGGCACCGCGCACGCGCATCCGCTGGGCAACTTCACCGTCAGCCGGTACGACGGACTCGTCGCCGGGCCGGGTCGCCTCACGGTCGACCACGTGGAGGACCTCGCCGAGATCCCCGCCGCGCAGGCCGCCCCGCGCATCCGTGAGGTCGGCCGCGCCCGCTGGGCCGGGCAGCGCTGCCGGGCCGCCGCCGACGACGCCCGTGTCACCGTGGCCGGACGGGACGCGGAGCTGACCGTGGGCGCCGCGCGGGCGCTCGACCGGCCGGGGCAGGCGGGGCTCGACACGCTCCGCGTCGAATGCGCCTTCACCGCTCCGCTGCCACGGAAGGACGGAGTGACCGTCGAATTCCGCAGCGGCACGCGGGACGGCACCGGCTGGCGCGAGATCACCGCACGCGGCGACCGGATGACCCTCGCCCGCTCCGACGTGCCGGAGACGTCCGCGTCGGTACGGCTCACCCGCTATCCGAAGCAGCGGCGCTCCGCCCCGCCCGACACCGCGTCCGCGTCGCTGCGGATCACACCGGGCGGCCCCGCCCTCGCGGACACCCGCCCCGGGGAGAGCGAGAGCGGCGTGACCTCCGTGCTGCCCCGTGGCGCCGACCGCTGGGCGCAGGCCCTCACCGGTCTCGTCGGCCGGCACGCACTCACCCCGGCCTTCGCGGCGCTCGCCCTCGGCACCGCCGTGCTCCTCGGCGCCCTGCACGCGCTCGCGCCGGGCCACGGCAAGACCCTCATGGCCGCCACCGCCGCCGCCCGCGGCCGTGCCTCCGTGCGGGACGTGCTGCCGCTCGCCGCGTCCGTGACCGTCACGCACACCCTGGGCGTGCTCGCCCTCGGGCTGCTGGTGAGCGGGGGCTCCGCCGCGGCCCCGTCGGTGGTCGCCTGGCTCGGCGTGGTCAGCGGGCTGCTCGTCACGGGCGCGGGGGTGCTGCTCGTGCGCAGGGCGTGGCTGCGACGGCGCGGGACGGACCACGAGCACACACATGACCACGGTCATACGCACGACCACGGCCATCACCACCACGCCCACGGCCACCACCACGCGCACAGCCATCGCCACTCCCCCGGCACCGGCCTGCGCGGCACGCTGTTCCTCGGTTTCGCCGGGGGGCTCGTGCCGAGTCCGTCCGCCGTCGTCGTGCTGGTCGGCGCCGCCGCGCTCGGGGAGGCGTGGTTCGGGCTGCTGCTCGTGGCGGCGTACGGGGTGGGGCTCGCGGCCACGCTGACGGCCGCCGGGTTCCTCGTCGTGCGCGTGGGGTCGTTCGCGGGGCGGCGCGTGGGCCCGGAGTGGGTGCGCCGGGGCACGCGGCGGTTCCTCCCGCTCGGTTCGGCCTGCGTGGTTCTCGCCCTTGGGTGCGGATTGGTGTTCAAGGGGGCTGCAACAGCGCTCGGTTGA
- a CDS encoding serine/threonine-protein kinase, with amino-acid sequence MGTVWRARDEVLGREVAVKEVRAPAGLPAPDVDRLYARLEREAWAAARIPHRNVVTVYDVASEHGRPWIVMELVRGLSLSDVLEAEGALTPQRTAEIGAEVLGALRAAHDAGVLHRDVKPGNVLIANDGRVVLTDFGIALVEGSSALTMTGEVVGSPEFLAPERALGQRPGPASDLWSLGVLLYAAVEGSSPFRQDTPLSTLRAVVDEELPPARRAGPLASVIEGLLRKNPDERMSAAEAERDLRIVAGGGTPRTEAAFPYMPTTTAEATPPAPYPAPPPGPATVVGTPADEPHKDRRARVALIAGLVALALALGGITYALVGRDDGGGGGGSEGSQNNGAGTNGSTGGKDGGGSGGSTGGKDDGGSTGGGSGGDGGSSGGGGDNGGSTGNNGNGGSSGGSGGSTKPPAQSVKVHVVGAHTQYDGACPPAAGQAPSFTATFTVGRVPTTVEYRWVTTSGESGDPGWKTLSFSSGGGKTRQVNHVETAYDEGGGTYENSVHVQVRKPVSATSNSVAYMVTCEEETPTGGASYTPNG; translated from the coding sequence ATGGGCACCGTGTGGCGTGCCAGGGACGAGGTGCTCGGCCGCGAGGTGGCCGTCAAGGAAGTGCGCGCCCCCGCCGGGCTCCCGGCGCCCGACGTGGACCGCCTGTACGCGCGCCTGGAGCGGGAGGCCTGGGCCGCGGCCCGCATCCCGCACCGGAACGTGGTGACGGTCTACGACGTCGCGAGCGAGCACGGCCGCCCCTGGATCGTCATGGAGCTGGTGCGCGGCCTGTCCCTCTCCGACGTGCTGGAGGCCGAGGGCGCGCTCACCCCGCAGCGGACCGCCGAGATCGGCGCCGAGGTCCTCGGCGCCCTGCGCGCCGCGCACGACGCCGGTGTCCTGCACCGCGACGTGAAGCCCGGCAACGTACTGATCGCGAACGACGGCCGTGTCGTCCTGACGGACTTCGGGATCGCGCTGGTCGAGGGGAGTTCGGCGCTGACGATGACCGGCGAGGTCGTCGGATCGCCCGAATTCCTCGCGCCGGAGCGGGCGTTGGGGCAGCGGCCGGGGCCCGCGTCCGACCTGTGGTCGCTCGGCGTGCTGCTGTACGCCGCGGTGGAGGGCAGCTCGCCGTTCCGTCAGGACACGCCGTTGAGCACGTTGCGTGCGGTGGTGGACGAGGAGTTGCCGCCCGCCCGCCGTGCCGGTCCTCTCGCGTCGGTCATCGAGGGGCTGCTCCGGAAGAACCCGGACGAGCGGATGTCCGCCGCCGAGGCCGAGCGCGATCTGCGGATCGTGGCCGGGGGCGGCACCCCCCGCACGGAGGCGGCGTTCCCCTACATGCCGACGACGACGGCCGAGGCGACGCCGCCCGCGCCCTACCCGGCTCCGCCGCCGGGTCCTGCCACGGTGGTCGGCACCCCGGCGGACGAACCGCACAAGGACCGCCGGGCGAGGGTCGCCCTGATCGCGGGTCTCGTCGCGCTGGCGCTGGCGCTGGGCGGCATCACGTACGCCCTGGTCGGCCGGGACGACGGCGGCGGGGGCGGCGGCTCCGAGGGGAGCCAGAACAACGGCGCGGGGACGAACGGGTCCACGGGCGGCAAGGACGGGGGCGGGTCGGGCGGGTCCACGGGCGGGAAGGACGACGGCGGCTCCACGGGCGGCGGCAGCGGAGGCGACGGCGGGAGCAGCGGGGGCGGCGGCGACAACGGCGGGAGCACCGGAAACAACGGCAATGGCGGCAGCAGCGGCGGCAGCGGTGGCAGCACCAAACCGCCCGCCCAGAGCGTGAAGGTGCACGTCGTGGGTGCCCACACGCAGTACGACGGCGCATGCCCGCCGGCGGCCGGTCAGGCGCCGTCGTTCACCGCGACGTTCACGGTGGGGCGCGTCCCCACCACGGTCGAGTACCGCTGGGTCACGACGTCCGGCGAGTCCGGCGACCCGGGCTGGAAGACGCTGTCCTTCTCGTCGGGCGGCGGGAAGACCCGGCAGGTGAACCACGTGGAGACCGCGTACGACGAGGGCGGCGGGACGTATGAGAACTCCGTCCACGTCCAGGTGCGCAAGCCGGTGTCGGCGACGTCGAACTCGGTCGCGTACATGGTGACGTGCGAGGAGGAGACCCCGACGGGCGGGGCCTCCTACACGCCGAACGGGTAG
- the sigK gene encoding ECF RNA polymerase sigma factor SigK, which translates to MSIRRGPRAECRAAARAAAGRRGTGERMEADELLPRVATGDQEAFEELYGLVSGQVFGLVRRVLRDHAQSEEVTQEVLVELWRSAPRFDPARGRALPWILTLAHRRAVDRVRSVRAATEREARAARRGEGPAFDQVAEAVEAGLEREWVRGCLGSLTDLQRQAVVLAYYDGCTYREVARRLSVPLGTVKTRMRDGLLRLRACLETVL; encoded by the coding sequence ATTTCCATCCGCCGCGGCCCCCGCGCCGAATGCCGGGCAGCCGCACGAGCGGCCGCCGGACGTCGGGGGACGGGGGAACGGATGGAAGCGGACGAACTGCTGCCGAGGGTCGCGACAGGGGACCAGGAGGCGTTCGAGGAGCTGTACGGCCTGGTGTCGGGGCAGGTGTTCGGCCTGGTGCGCAGAGTCCTGCGCGACCACGCGCAGTCCGAGGAGGTGACCCAGGAAGTGCTCGTCGAACTCTGGCGTTCCGCTCCCCGGTTCGACCCGGCGCGCGGCCGCGCCCTGCCGTGGATCCTCACGCTCGCGCATCGCAGGGCAGTGGACCGGGTGCGCAGCGTGCGGGCCGCGACCGAGCGGGAGGCGCGGGCGGCGCGGCGCGGCGAGGGCCCCGCCTTCGACCAGGTCGCCGAGGCGGTCGAGGCGGGTCTGGAGCGCGAGTGGGTGCGCGGCTGCCTCGGCAGCCTCACCGACCTGCAGCGCCAGGCGGTCGTGCTCGCGTACTACGACGGCTGCACCTACCGCGAGGTGGCCCGGCGCCTGTCCGTGCCGCTCGGCACGGTCAAGACCCGGATGCGTGACGGGCTGCTGAGGCTGCGGGCCTGCCTGGAGACCGTCCTGTGA
- a CDS encoding SGNH/GDSL hydrolase family protein translates to MKLSRITAYMSSLLLAAAFALTGAAAAHADQAADQKAAATGYVALGDSYSSGVGAGSYDGGSGNCKRSTRAYPALWAAAHSPSSFNFTACSGARTGDVLANQLGPLGSGTGLVSISIGGNDAGFADVMTTCVLQSESNCIARVDKARQYVDSTLPGNLDKVYDAISAKAPSARVVVLGYPRFYKLNGSCIAGLSERERAAINDASDYLNTATAKRAADHGFAFGNVTSAFSGHEICSGSPWLHSVNWTNIGESYHPTAAGQSGGYLPVFTAAA, encoded by the coding sequence ATGAAATTGTCCAGAATCACGGCATACATGTCCTCGCTCCTCCTTGCGGCCGCCTTCGCGCTCACCGGCGCGGCAGCGGCCCACGCGGACCAGGCGGCCGACCAGAAGGCCGCAGCCACCGGTTACGTGGCCCTCGGCGACTCCTACTCCTCGGGTGTCGGCGCGGGCAGCTACGACGGCGGAAGCGGCAACTGCAAGCGCAGCACCCGCGCCTATCCGGCGCTCTGGGCCGCCGCCCACTCACCCTCCAGCTTCAACTTCACGGCGTGCTCGGGTGCTCGTACGGGTGATGTTCTGGCGAACCAGCTGGGCCCGCTCGGCAGCGGCACCGGACTCGTCTCGATCTCCATCGGCGGCAACGACGCGGGCTTCGCCGACGTCATGACCACGTGCGTCCTGCAGTCCGAGAGCAACTGCATCGCCCGCGTCGACAAGGCCCGTCAGTACGTGGACTCCACGCTCCCCGGCAACCTCGACAAGGTGTACGACGCGATCAGCGCGAAGGCGCCCTCCGCCCGCGTCGTCGTGCTCGGTTACCCCCGCTTCTACAAGCTGAACGGCAGCTGTATCGCCGGCCTCTCCGAGCGCGAGCGGGCCGCCATCAACGACGCATCCGACTACCTCAACACGGCCACCGCCAAGCGCGCCGCCGACCACGGCTTCGCTTTCGGCAACGTCACGTCGGCCTTCTCCGGGCACGAGATCTGCTCGGGCAGCCCCTGGCTGCACAGCGTGAACTGGACCAACATCGGCGAGTCCTACCACCCCACCGCCGCCGGTCAGTCCGGTGGCTACCTCCCGGTGTTCACCGCCGCGGCCTGA
- a CDS encoding tetratricopeptide repeat protein, with protein MSVRSAVAAVALALALTSGAVIVSGGGGDSDDGAGRSTPVAVGPAAPLDGLRGGDLDRGVEALRTRLRDQPKDFKSWATLGTAYVEQARTRGDPALYRAADRALDRSLELRPRYDAALAGRAAVAAARHDFRGALRHAEAALAENPYGERALATRIDALVELGRYGAASRAADEADARRPGIPVFTRYAYVRELRGDTATARRVLERALDGATARGDVAYVATALGQLAWRQGEYKTALRRCGAALRADSTYLPALECRARARAARGGRAAAVAGLRDVVGRQPLPGPVVALGELYEAKGDLARAREQYRLVDVWAALARANGVDPDLDTALAEADHGDRAEALRAARAEWGRRRTVHTADALGWALHVNGRDEEALPYARRATATGFKEAAFRYHRGMIERAVGDKEAARGSLASALKLNPGFSPVGAREAREALRSLGGDAS; from the coding sequence ATGTCCGTACGGAGCGCCGTGGCCGCCGTCGCGCTGGCCCTCGCGCTCACCTCGGGCGCCGTCATCGTCAGCGGCGGTGGCGGCGACAGCGACGACGGGGCGGGGCGGTCGACGCCCGTCGCGGTCGGGCCCGCGGCGCCGCTCGACGGTTTGCGCGGCGGCGACCTGGACCGGGGCGTGGAGGCGCTCAGGACCCGGCTGCGCGATCAGCCGAAGGACTTCAAGTCCTGGGCCACGCTCGGCACGGCCTACGTCGAACAGGCCCGCACCCGCGGCGACCCGGCCCTCTACCGCGCGGCCGACCGCGCCCTGGACCGCTCGCTGGAGCTGCGGCCCCGTTACGACGCGGCGCTCGCGGGGCGCGCCGCCGTCGCCGCCGCCCGGCACGACTTCCGCGGCGCGCTGCGCCACGCCGAGGCCGCCCTCGCCGAGAACCCGTACGGCGAACGGGCCCTGGCCACCCGCATCGACGCCCTCGTCGAACTCGGGCGCTACGGCGCGGCGTCCCGGGCGGCCGACGAGGCGGACGCTCGGCGCCCCGGCATCCCCGTCTTCACGCGGTACGCGTACGTACGCGAGCTGCGCGGCGACACGGCGACCGCGCGGCGCGTCCTGGAGCGGGCGCTCGACGGGGCGACCGCACGCGGCGATGTCGCGTACGTGGCGACCGCCCTCGGGCAACTGGCCTGGCGGCAGGGCGAGTACAAGACCGCGCTGCGCCGCTGCGGGGCCGCGCTGCGGGCGGATTCCACGTACCTGCCCGCCCTGGAGTGCCGGGCCAGGGCGCGGGCGGCACGGGGCGGAAGGGCCGCGGCGGTGGCCGGGCTGCGCGATGTCGTCGGACGGCAGCCGCTGCCCGGTCCTGTCGTCGCGCTCGGCGAGCTGTACGAGGCGAAGGGCGACCTGGCGCGGGCCCGTGAGCAGTACCGGCTCGTGGACGTGTGGGCCGCGCTGGCCCGGGCCAACGGAGTCGACCCCGACCTGGACACGGCTCTCGCGGAGGCCGACCACGGGGACAGGGCGGAGGCGCTGCGGGCGGCGCGCGCCGAGTGGGGACGGCGCAGGACCGTCCACACGGCGGACGCGCTGGGGTGGGCGCTGCACGTGAACGGGCGGGACGAGGAGGCGCTGCCGTACGCGCGGCGCGCGACGGCCACGGGGTTCAAGGAGGCGGCGTTCCGCTACCACCGCGGGATGATCGAACGGGCCGTGGGCGACAAGGAGGCGGCGCGCGGGTCGCTGGCGTCGGCCTTGAAGCTGAACCCCGGTTTCTCGCCGGTGGGTGCGCGCGAGGCGCGGGAGGCGTTGCGGTCGCTCGGGGGTGACGCGTCGTGA
- a CDS encoding DUF4331 domain-containing protein, producing MTAHARSRQGRRGLAALVCGALAAGGLAAAGVSALEPGSARASSHREAPLISGQPQYDNTDVYAFVSPDKPDTTTLVANWTPFEEPAGGPNFYPFPEDAQYDIHIDSDGDAQGDLVYRWTFDSKVKNGNTFLYNTGQVTSLDDPDLNFTQTYDIDLLKLKDQKVVSTKKLANNLPVAPSRVGDASMPDYKKLRDQAVRKVAGGGTSYVGQADDPFFLDLQVFDSLYGGDLSQVGDDTLKGYSVNSVALQVPTAEIRQSEKQPTVGVWSTTQRKNAKGDYTQVSRLGNPLVNELVVPLRDKDKFNASSPWNDADFLQYVQKPELARLLEKVYGIKAAPEPRKDLVSVFLTGVKDLNQPPNVRPAEALRLNTSIKPSDDPKRLGVLDGDTAGFPNGRRLADDVVDIELQAVAGELVGNKNDLGDAVDTNDMAFGKTFPYLALPTSPTHAPATKGGGDNTSMRGALGGGAKVQGPSASDGSGGSDAVLIASAAAGAAGVLLVGLGLAWWRARRRGVGGVL from the coding sequence ATGACAGCACATGCCAGGAGCCGGCAGGGGCGTCGCGGCCTCGCCGCGCTGGTCTGCGGCGCACTCGCCGCCGGGGGGCTCGCAGCCGCCGGGGTGAGTGCGCTGGAGCCCGGCTCCGCGCGGGCCTCCAGTCACCGGGAGGCCCCGCTGATCTCGGGTCAGCCGCAGTACGACAACACGGACGTGTACGCGTTCGTGAGCCCGGACAAGCCGGACACCACGACCCTCGTGGCGAACTGGACCCCGTTCGAGGAGCCCGCGGGCGGGCCCAACTTCTATCCCTTCCCCGAGGACGCCCAGTACGACATCCACATCGACAGCGACGGCGACGCGCAGGGCGATCTGGTCTACCGCTGGACGTTCGACAGCAAGGTCAAGAACGGCAACACCTTCCTGTACAACACCGGCCAGGTGACGAGCCTCGACGACCCCGACCTCAACTTCACGCAGACGTACGACATCGACCTGCTGAAGCTGAAGGACCAGAAGGTCGTCTCCACGAAGAAGCTCGCGAACAACCTGCCGGTCGCGCCGTCGCGGGTGGGCGACGCCTCGATGCCCGACTACAAGAAGCTCCGCGACCAGGCGGTGCGGAAGGTCGCGGGCGGCGGCACGTCGTACGTCGGGCAGGCCGACGACCCGTTCTTCCTCGATCTGCAGGTGTTCGACTCGCTGTACGGCGGCGACCTCTCGCAGGTCGGCGACGACACCCTCAAGGGGTACAGCGTGAACTCGGTCGCGCTGCAGGTCCCGACCGCCGAGATACGCCAGTCGGAGAAGCAGCCGACGGTCGGCGTCTGGTCGACGACCCAGCGCAAGAACGCCAAGGGCGACTACACGCAGGTGTCGCGGCTCGGCAACCCGCTGGTCAACGAGCTCGTGGTGCCGTTGCGCGACAAGGACAAGTTCAACGCGTCCTCGCCGTGGAACGACGCGGACTTCCTGCAGTACGTGCAGAAGCCCGAGCTGGCGAGGCTCCTGGAGAAGGTCTACGGCATCAAGGCGGCGCCCGAGCCCAGGAAGGACCTGGTCTCCGTCTTCCTGACCGGCGTGAAGGACCTCAACCAGCCGCCGAACGTGCGTCCGGCGGAGGCGCTGCGGCTCAACACCTCCATCAAGCCGTCGGACGACCCGAAGCGGCTCGGCGTCCTCGACGGGGACACCGCGGGATTCCCGAACGGGCGGCGGCTCGCCGACGACGTCGTCGACATCGAGCTGCAGGCCGTCGCGGGTGAACTCGTGGGCAACAAGAACGACCTGGGCGACGCGGTCGACACGAACGACATGGCGTTCGGCAAGACGTTCCCGTACCTGGCACTGCCCACGTCCCCGACGCACGCGCCGGCGACCAAGGGCGGCGGCGACAACACCTCGATGCGCGGCGCGCTCGGGGGCGGGGCGAAGGTCCAGGGCCCGTCGGCGTCCGACGGGTCCGGCGGATCCGACGCGGTGCTGATCGCCTCCGCGGCGGCCGGGGCCGCGGGTGTCCTCCTCGTCGGGCTCGGGCTCGCGTGGTGGCGGGCGCGGAGGCGGGGTGTCGGCGGGGTCCTCTGA